The following proteins are co-located in the Vigna angularis cultivar LongXiaoDou No.4 chromosome 2, ASM1680809v1, whole genome shotgun sequence genome:
- the LOC108336921 gene encoding uncharacterized protein LOC108336921: protein MEDWEEAHEVIKADISQLKDQMGQILTALESLKTAGESSSARIEGNIPPYPPKLNALSPSISFPMYGLPPGYTPPMGDYSEAEDASFSFPQIISGPPIGTQGPVLVSAPITTNESTAVEGTRVTVVPHVMVKEDPSAGGAPHTTTVRGLDSFVGTKNKLELLEERLRAIEGVESFGFGDVARLSLVPGVMIPHKFKTPEFEKYKGNTCPKSHLTMYCRKMAAYAYDDKLLIHFFQDSLVGVALNWYTHLEPSRIRCWADLADAFIKQYIYNTHIAPDRLQLQNMSKKGNETFKEYAQRWRELAAQVEPPLYDREVVAMFVNTLQPPFYEHMVANVSANFADIIIIGERIEIGVKSGKIAYSSPATANYKKPNFNVGKKKEGDVHAASAMPAWGGRAPTHSFRPYAGQPPYAANAAFAHQARPQQQQGYCQPPLPSTDTWRAGAIAGPNQNAGQNAYPRRNQFVNFTPIPTTYTELLPHLIKRGLVVICPMKPVQPPYPRGYDAEAKCSYHGGGVGHSTERCLAFKHKVQTLIDSGWLKFEEDKPSVETNPLAGHGSASTNAVENEKHELIRYADEIQSSRKLIFKALIKVGLLKGDCDEDVTCALHPDDGHSIEECGEFEDILQDLLDRSLMQVRCKDKEGEVFAQIGGESDVTLPEPLVIHFTRTTPVPVTEERPSVIIRAPSPFPYKSEKAVPWTYEARVLNEGKGADSAVENITGVGGMTRSGRIFASPMVTKEGTNNNETTMTAKAREVLKGKGAQVEETPNEEEKKEISEEEACEFLKFIQQSEYKVVEQLNRMPARISLLELLMHSTSHRKLLMKVLSEAHVEHGISLNKFEGIVGNIIANNYLTFTDEEIPTEGKGHNKALHVSVKCLDHVIARVLVDNGSSLNVMPKSTLEKLPCDGIHMKPSSMIVRAFDGSKRVVMGEIELPVQVGPCVFQVTFQVMDILPAYSCLLGRPWIHSAGVVPSTLHQKLKYVMGDKLVIISGEEDLLVSGPSSTRYVEVAEEALETAFQSLEIVGNAYVEPFLVSPHLSRASIMMVKVLLKEGYIPGRGLGKHGQGRTFPLKVVENRNRYGLGYKPNKEDKRRLMEERRERGLARVERREPQVEKIGIRDIKESFRSAGWINAGHIAAVEDEDSSECSSFVRACSPAAPLNNWETLSLPVMLNMNEIYDNEIFENNNVDIPNFEHPVDNTEDDYEYDPEPSPELLRLVEQESKEIKPHQEDVEELNLGEEGEIKEVKIGTGMKKEVREGLRALLREFKDVFAWSYNDMPGLDTDIVQHKLPLKQECLPVKQRLRRMKPEMSLKIKEEVQKQFDAGFLAVAKYPQWVANIVPVPKKDGKVRMCVDYRDLNRASPKDNFPLPHIDTLVDNTAKYSLFSFMDGFSGYNQIKMAPEDMEKTTFITLWGTFCYKVMSFGLKNAGATYQRAMVALFHDMMHKEIEVYVDDMIAKSESEEEHVLNLRKLFERLRKYKLRLNPAKCTFGVKSGKLLGFIVSQRGIEVDPDKVRAITEMPAPRTEKEVRGFLGRLNYIARFISQLTATCEPLFKLLRKDQAVVWNEDCQAAFERVKQYLRNPPVLRPPKPGRPLILYLTVLERSMGCVLGQHDEVGKREHAIYYLSKKFTECEQRYSSLERTCCALAWAAHRLRQYMLSHSTWLISKMDPIKFIFEKPALTGRIARWQMLLSEYDIVYVTQKSIKGSALAEYLAHQPISDYQPMQPEFPDEDIMALLEENKEDRDEKAWTVLFDGASNVMGHGIGAVLVSPRKQYIPMTARLCFNCTNNIAEYEACAMGIRAAIESKARVLDVYGDSALVIHQLKGEWETRDTKLIPYQVYISGLMEYFDSITFNHIPREENQLADALATLSSMFEVDQDANLPMIKMKSHVEPAYCHFIEEELDGKPWYFDIKHYLKTREYPEKVSENDKRSLRRLAGNFILSGDILYKRNHDMVLLRCVDAKEAELILREVHEGTFGTHMNGHSMARKILRAGYFWLTMESDCCTHVRKCEKCQKYADNINVPPTTLNVLSAPWPFSMWGIDVIGAIEPKASNGHRFILVAIDYFTKWVEAASYANVTRKVVTRFIKRELICRYGLPNRIITDNATNLNNQMMTELCEEFKIHHHNSSPYRPKMNGAVEAANKNIKKIVQKMVVTYKDWHEMLPFALHGYRTSVRTSTGATPFSLVYGMEAVLPFEVEIPSLRVLMETQLEEAEWVQARFDQLNFIAEKRLTAVCRGQLYQRRIKNAFDKRVHPREFHEGELVLKKISPVQKDHRGKWTPNYEGPFVVKKAFSGGALILTRMDGEELPLPVNSDAVKKFYA from the exons ATGGAAGATTGGGAGGAAGCCCACGAAGTTATCAAAGCCGATATCAGTCAGCTGAAGGACCAGATGGGTCAGATCCTTACTGCTCTAGAATCTCTTAAGACTGCGGGAGAGTCCTCGTCAGCACGAATCGAAGGGAATATCCCCCCTTATCCCCCAAAGCTTAACGCTTTGAGCCCATCGATTTCGTTCCCGATGTATGGCCTTCCCCCAGGATACACTCCCCCTATGGGAGATTACTCGGAAGCAGAAGATGCGTCTTTCTCTTTCCCCCAAATCATCAGTGGACCGCCCATCGGTACTCAGGGCCCTGTCCTAGTTTCGGCACCCATAACTACGAATGAGTCGACCGCAGTGGAGGGAACGCGGGTAACTGTAGTGCCACACGTAATGGTCAAGGAGGATCCTTCAGCCGGGGGTGCGCCGCATACCACAACAGTTAGGGGATTGGATAGCTTCGTTGGAACTAAAAATAAGTTGGAACTTCTGGAAGAAAGACTTAGAGCCATAGAAGGAGTGGAAAGCTTTGGGTTCGGAGACGTTGCAAGACTGAGCCTGGTTCCCGGGGTGATGATACCGCACAAATTTAAAACGCCGGAGTTCGAGAAATACAAAGGTAATACATGCCCGAAAAGCCATCTGACCATGTACTGTAGAAAGATGGCTGCGTACGCTTACGATGATAAGCTACTCATCCATTTTTTTCAAGACAGTTTGGTCGGGGTAGCATTGAACTGGTACACCCATCTTGAGCCGTCTCGAATCCGTTGCTGGGCGGACCTGGCAGACGCCTTTATAAAGCAATATATATACAACACGCACATCGCACCGGATCGACTGCAGCTGCAAAATATGTCAAAGAAGGGCAACGAAACTTTCAAGGAATATGCCCAACGGTGGAGAGAGTTAGCTGCACAAGTTGAGCCGCCTTTGTATGACAGGGAGGTGGTGGCAATGTTTGTGAACACTCTCCAGCCGCCATTTTACGAGCACATGGTCGCGAATGTATCTGCTAATTTCGCCGATATCATTATAATAGGGGAACGGATAGAAATTGGGGTTAAAAGTGGGAAAATTGCATACAGTTCGCCCGCAACTGCGAATTACAAAAAACCCAATTTCAATGtgggaaagaagaaggaagggGATGTGCATGCAGCATCGGCAATGCCTGCGTGGGGAGGTCGAGCTCCCACTCATAGCTTCCGACCATATGCGGGGCAACCCCCTTATGCAGCCAATGCGGCGTTTGCTCATCAAGCCAGGCCTCAACAACAACAGGGGTATTGTCAACCGCCATTACCCTCAACTGATACTTGGAGGGCTGGGGCAATTGCAGGGCCAAATCAGAATGCGGGCCAAAACGCTTACCCGAGAAGGAACCAATTTGTTAATTTCACCCCTATCCCTACAACTTATACAGAATTGTTACCCCATCTCATCAAAAGGGGTTTGGTTGTCATTTGCCCGATGAAGCCCGTGCAACCTCCGTACCCTAGGGGTTATGATGCAGAAGCCAAATGTAGTTACCATGGGGGAGGTGTTGGTCACTCAACTGAGAGGTGTCTGGCTTTTAAACACAAAGTACAGACTTTAATCGACTCGGGGtggttaaagtttgaagaagaTAAACCTAGCGTCGAGACTAATCCGCTTGCTGGGCATGGGAGTGCCTCGACGAATGCCGTCGAGAATGAAAAACATGAGCTGATAAGATACGCGGATGAAATCCAAAGTTCTAGGAAACTTATCTTTAAGGCGTTGATAAAGGTGGGCCTTTTAAAAGGCGATTGTGACGAGGATGTAACATGCGCACTTCATCCAGACGATGGACACTCTATTGAGGAATGTGGTGAATTTGAAGATATTTTACAGGACTTGCTGGATAGAAGTTTAATGCAAGTACGCTGCAAGGATAAGGAGGGTGAAGTGTTCGCACAAATCGGCGGGGAATCCGACGTGACTTTGCCTGAGCCATTGGTGATCCATTTCACTAGAACTACCCCTGTGCCAGTGACTGAAGAAAGGCCGTCTGTCATCATTCGGGCGCCCTCTCCCTTTCCTTACAAAAGCGAGAAGGCTGTCCCTTGGACGTATGAAGCACGTGTGTTAAATGAGGGAAAAGGCGCAGATTCGGCCGTTGAGAACATAACAGGCGTAGGTGGGATGACGAGAAGTGGTCGAATCTTCGCGTCACCAATGGTGACAAAAGAGGGGACCAATAATAATGAAACAACAATGACCGCGAAGGCTAGGGAGGTCTTAAAAGGAAAGGGCGCGCAGGTAGAGGAGACCCCTAacgaggaagaaaagaaagaaatatctgAAGAAGAGGCCTgcgaatttttaaaattcattcaacaGAGTGAGTATAAAGTAGTGGAGCAGTTGAATCGCATGCCCGCTCGGATTTCCTTGTTAGAATTGCTTATGCATTCTACCTCTCACAGAAAGTTGTTGATGAAAGTACTCAGTGAGGCTCATGTCGAGCATGGTATTTCGTTGAACAAGTTTGAGGGCATCGTTGGCAACATCATCGCTAATAATTACCTCACCTTTACTGATGAGGAGATACCCACTGAGGGGAAAGGTCATAACAAGGCTCTTCATGTCTCAGTGAAATGTTTAGATCACGTTATAGCGCGTGTCTTGGTGGACAATGGTTCCTCTCTCAATGTCATGCCAAAATCGACATTGGAGAAGCTACCATGTGATGGAATACATATGAAGCCAAGCTCTATGATTGTGAGGGCATTTGATGGCAGTAAAAGGGTGGTGATGGGAGAAATTGAATTGCCTGTTCAAGTCGGTCCTTGTGTCTTTCAAGTGACCTTTCAAGTTATGGATATCCTCCCGGCTTATAGTTGTTTGTTGGGTCGCCCGTGGATTCATTCCGCAGGAGTTGTGCCTTCCACACTACACCAAAAGCTGAAATACGTCATGGGAGATAAGCTGGTGATTATATCAGGAGAGGAGGACCTCCTTGTGAGCGGACCATCGTCCACGCGATATGTTGAGGTGGCCGAGGAAGCTCTTGAAACAGCCTTCCAGTCATTGGAGATCGTGGGAAATGCCTATGTGGAACCATTCCTAGTAAGCCCGCATTTGTCACGTGCTTCTATCATGATGGTCAAGGTCTTGCTGAAAGAGGGGTATATACCTGGTAGAGGTTTAGGCAAGCATGGGCAGGGGCGAACTTTCCCCCTAAAGGTCGTTGAGAATAGAAACCGATACGGTCTAGGTTACAAGCCCAACAAAGAGGACAAACGAAGGCTGATGGAAGAAAGGAGAGAGCGCGGTCTAGCTCGTGTAGAAAGGCGTGAACCTCAGGTGGAAAAGATTGGTATTCGTGacatcaaggagagctttcgtAGTGCTGGATGGATCAACGCGGGCCATATAGCCGCCGTGGAGGATGAAGATAGCTCTGAATGCTCAAGTTTCGTGCGGGCTTGCTCCCCAGCTGCACCACTCAACAATTGGGAAACTCTGAGTCTACCCGTGATGCTTAATATGAATGAAat ATATGACAATGAAATTTTCGAAAATAACAATGTCGATATTCCTAATTTTGAGCACCCTGTCGATAATACGGAAGATGATTACGAATATGATCCGGAACCCTCTCCAGAGCTCTTGAGATTAGTGGAACAAGAGTCTAAAGAGATAAAACCCCATCAGGAGGATGTTGAAGAGCTCAACTTGGGAGAGGAAGGAGAGATAAAGGAAGTAAAAATCGGCACTGGCATGAAAAAGGAAGTGAGGGAAGGGCTGCGAGCCCTACTAAGGGAATTTAAGGATGTGTTCGCTTGGTCTTACAATGACATGCCAGGGTTGGATACCGATATTGTGCAACATAAGCTCCCACTTAAGCAGGAATGCCTTCCGGTCAAGCAAAGACTAAGAAGAATGAAACCAGAAATGTCATTGAAAATTAAGGAAGAGGTACAGAAGCAATTCGACGCAGGATTTCTGGCTGTGGCGAAATACCCACAATGGGTGGCGAATATTGTACCGGTGCCTAAGAAAGATGGGAAAGTTCGAATGTGCGTCGACTATCGTGATTTGAATCGTGCAAGTCCGAAGGATAATTTCCCGTTACCACACATCGACACTTTAGTTGACAATACAGCCAAGTACTCGCTGTTTTCATTCATGGATGGTTTCTCGGGGTATAATCAGATTAAGATGGCGCCTGAGGACATGGAAAAGACGACCTTCATCACTTTGTGGGGAACCTTTTGTTATAAGGTGATGTCTTTCGGGCTCAAGAACGCCGGGGCAACATATCAAAGGGCGATGGTGGCACTTTTCCATGATATGATGCACAAGGAGATCGAagtttatgtggatgacatgattgCAAAGTCTGAATCGGAAGAAGAACACGTCCTCAACTTAAGAAAGTTATTCGAGAGATTGAGAAAGTACAAACTGAGGTTAAACCCGGCCAAATGTACGTTTGGAGTAAAGTCTGGAAAATTGTTGGGCTTTATCGTCAGCCAAAGAGGGATAGAAGTTGATCCTGACAAAGTAAGAGCAATAACGGAAATGCCGGCGCCCAGGACAGAAAAGGAGGTTCGAGGGTTTTTGGGTAGATTGAATTACATTGCTAGATTCATCTCCCAATTAACTGCTACTTGTGAACCATTGTTCAAGTTGTTACGGAAGGATCAAGCTGTGGTGTGGAATGAGGATTGTCAGGCCGCTTTCGAGAGAGTCAAACAATACTTACGGAACCCTCCCGTACTACGCCCACCAAAGCCAGGAAGACCACTCATTTTGTACTTAACTGTATTGGAAAGGTCAATGGGTTGCGTATTGGGTCAACATGATGAAGTTGGAAAAAGGGAGCATGCAATATATTACTTGAGCAAGAAATTCACAGAGTGTGAACAACGATATTCATCGTTAGAGCGAACTTGTTGTGCATTGGCATGGGCTGCTCATCGCCTAAGGCAATACATGTTGAGTCACTCTACATGGTTGATATCCAAGATGGATCCTATCaagtttatttttgaaaagcctGCTCTCACTGGAAGGATAGCTCGGTGGCAGATGCTATTGTCAGAGTATGACATCGTATATGTTACTCAGAAATCCATCAAGGGTAGTGCTCTAGCAGAATATCTGGCTCATCAACCCATTAGTGATTATCAACCAATGCAACCTGAATTTCCCGATGAAGACATCATGGCTCTACTAGAAGAGAACAAAGAAGACCGAGACGAAAAAGCATGGACAGTATTATTCGACGGAGCCTCGAATGTGATGGGACATGGAATAGGGGCAGTGCTTGTTTCTCCACGAAAGCAGTATATACCGATGACAGCAAGGTTGTGTTTTAATTGTACGAATAACATTGCAGAATATGAGGCTTGTGCTATGGGTATTCGGGCGGCAATCGAATCTAAGGCAAGAGTTCTAGATGTATACGGAGATTCAGCTTTGGTCATCCACCAGTTGAAGGGAGAATGGGAGACTAGGGATACAAAATTAATTCCCTACCAGGTTTACATCAGTGGATTAATGGAGTATTTCGATTCCATCACGTTTAACCATATACCTCGAGAAGAAAATCAATTGGCAGACGCCTTGGCTACCTTGTCGTCAATGTTTGAAGTTGACCAAGATGCAAACTTACCaatgattaaaatgaaaagtcaTGTAGAGCCAGCATATTGTCATTTCATCGAGGAGGAATTAGATGGTAAGCCTTGGTATTTTGATATCAAGCATTATCTTAAGACACGAGAATACCCTGAGAAGGTGTCTGAAAACGATAAGAGGTCGCTAAGGAGATTGGCTGGCAATTTTATCTTGAGTGGGGATATTTTATACAAGAGAAATCACGACATGGTCCTCCTCAGATGCGTGGATGCAAAGGAGGCTGAGCTGATATTGAGAGAAGTGCACGAGGGTACTTTTGGCACCCACATGAACGGGCACTCGATGGCCAGGAAGATATTGAGAGCTGGTTATTTTTGGCTGACCATGGAAAGCGATTGTTGCACACATGTGAGAAAGTGTGAGAAATGTCAGAAGTATGCGGATAATATCAATGTGCCACCCACTACTCTGAACGTGTTGTCTGCACCATGGCCGTTTTCGATGTGGGGGATAGATGTCATCGGAGCTATAGAGCCGAAGGCGTCAaatggacatcgtttcatactaGTCGCGATCGATTACTTCACCAAATGGGTGGAGGCTGCTTCTTATGCAAACGTGACTAGAAAGGTGGTGACCAGATTCATAAAAAGGGAGTTGATCTGTAGATACGGGCTCCCTAACAGAATTATCACTGATAATGCCACTAACCTGAACAACCAGATGATGACAGAGTTATGTGAGGAATTCAAGATTCATCATCACAATTCTTCTCCTTACCGTCCAAAGATGAATGGGGCGGTAGAGGCTGCCAATAAGaatattaagaaaattgtaCAAAAGATGGTGGTCACCTATAAAGATTGGCACGAAATGCTTCCTTTCGCTCTACATGGATATCGCACATCGGTACGAACATCAACTGGGGCAACACCTTTCTCGCTTGTGTATGGGATGGAAGCAGTACTTCCGTTTGAGGTGGAAATTCCATCCTTACGAGTGTTGATGGAAACCCAACTAGAGGAAGCTGAGTGGGTTCAAGCTCGATTTGATCAGCTCAATTTCATCGCAGAAAAAAGGTTAACGGCAGTGTGTCGTGGACAATTGTACCAAAGGAGAATAAAAAACGCATTTGACAAGAGGGTGCATCCAAGAGAATTCCACGAAGGCGAGCTGGTGTTGAAGAAGATCTCGCCTGTACAAAAGGATCATAGAGGCAAGTGGACCCCGAATTATGAAGGGCCATTCGTAGTGAAGAAAGCATTCTCTGGCGGGGCACTAATTCTCACGAGGATGGATGGAGAGGAGTTACCATTACCGGTTAATTCGGATGCGGTCAAAAAGTTTTACGCATGA